A segment of the Aureliella helgolandensis genome:
GAAAGCGATACTAGCTGAGAATCGGGAACCACTGCAATCAACTGCCTAGCGAGTGCCGCGTTCGTTTCACGATCGAGAGCGAAAAATCCCCCGACGATTCCCAGCGTATCCTGAATCGCTGGTCGCCCAGCGTTGGCCATTGCCAAACTCCCCAGAGTTGGAATGTAAACGATCGGGTGGTTGGCGATCCAGGGAGCCGCATGAGGCGTATTACCATCTGGCAACAGCTCAAACGGTACATACCACAGACGCTCACTGGGGGCGATAATAATACGCTTGGCAGCTGCTACTTGATCGCGAATGGTGTCGGGGAAAATTGCTGCACAGAGTTCTAAAGCGGTCGAACGCCAAGCCGCATCGGGCCGCTGGACTGCCGACGGCAAGACGGGTGCCCCCTGGGTCCGAACTAAACCAATCTCGGTAGCCAGGGATTTGAGCTCCGCATCCACCGCTCCAACATTGGTGATCGTCCAGACCTCGCAGGTCGCATTTGTGACAGCAACCCCTAGCGCTTGCTGCTTGGCGCACAGAAAACCGAGTAGCAACTCTCCGTCGGCCAGCTGTGACTGCAGTAGAGGCAAACTGGCGGACTGTGGCACAGAGCGTTCCAAAGGGATCCGGCCAACCGAACGCAATAGCATTTCCGATTCCAACTTCCCCGCTAAATCCGTGACGCTCGCAAACGGCTTCTTAGCGCTAGCCGAAAGCTTCCGTTCATCAAGAGGAATGGGCTCTTGTCGCAATTGCTGAACTGCCGCTTCCATTCGCTGTAGATTCAGCGGTAATTCTGGATTCGCTTGCGCAACGCGATCCACGGCCTGCCGATCGGCAGCGCTCAACGTCTGAGGGTCCGCCACGATCGCCTTCCGCCAGGAAAATAATCTCCCACCCAGTGGCAATGCTTCATACAGACGCTCGCGCTGCACGCGATCCATCAACTCGAGTAGTTCCGCCGCATCGGCCCCACGCGCTCTGGCTAGCTCCAAATGGCGGAGGTAGGCTGGAATGCGTGCCGTCGTCACCGTTGCTAGCGTTTCGAGTGGAGCATTCTGCCAAGCTAGAGCCGAGGGCTCCGCAATAGCATCCCCCAGCAGGGACTCCGCCGATTGCGCTGAAAGCGTTCCGGCAGCTAACCGGTCGAGCGTCAGCTGCGTTTGAAAAATCGTCGGAACGAACGCGCCCAGCTCTGCACTCCCCTGCATGATCTGCAGTGCTTCGTTCAGCGATTGCTTTCCCAATGGCTGGCGATTGGTGGCAAAGGCCAGTTGCGCTTTGACATGCGCCAATCGCGCCTGCAACCGTGGCAAGACGATTCCACGCTGCCTCAAGGGCGTCGAAGCCTGGTTGGCTAACTTCTCGGCTCTCGTAAGATCTCCCGCTAGCACAGCCAACTCCGCCGCACCGACACTGGCTGCGACAAAGGCGATCGTACTACGCTTGGCCAGCCAACTGGACATATTTTGCAGCGGCTCAACCAGATCTACACGTGAGCTGGCCGCCCCGCACGAGCCCAGGACTTGCGCAATCTCAGCCAAAATTGGATGTTGCTCGAATTGGGCTGCTAGCAGGCTCGCATCGCCCAACAATTGGATAGCCAATTGATAGCTTCCCTGCTGGGCTTCCAGATCCGCTAAAACCAACAGCGCCAAGGGAGTCAGAAAGTAGTCGAATTTCTGAGCAATCCGCGCCCCCTGCCGAATCTCCTTGGCCGCATCCCTAGGGGCCAGGGAACCTAAGTGGTTCAGTCCCCGTAACGTACTCCACGAAGCCACAACCCAAGCGGCAGTTTGACGAGGATTCTGGCTGAAGTACTGGTCGAGCGCAATGGTCAGCGGTGCTTGGCGAATGTGGGGACCCAATATTTCACGGCGTCTCACAAGGGCCAGGCCGAGTGTCTGAAAAACCTCGGTAGCGTCCAGCCGGGTCACCAGACTCACCGGCGCAACGATTCCGCCTTGGGGGCCCACTTGGGCTTGGTTGAGATCGACCGCCAGCTGAATGGCCGCAGGCACCCCTACGACGCCACTGGGTGTCGACCTTGGCAGCCAGTTCACGCCCTTCGCGAATTCAATCGCTGGCAACTGCTCCCCCGGAATTTCGAGTTGATCCAGCCAGTCTGGATTTTCGATTGCCAGCTGAAGTGCCGATTCGTACAGCTCCAGTGCGGCGCCCAAATTCCCTTGTTGATAGAAGCACTCGCCACGCATCACGAGCGGTGGCACGCTGTCGATCCATCGCAACTCGCCAATGCGACGGGCGCGACTACGCGCCGTGTCAAACCCTTCGGCCGCGTCGAGCGTACGTCCGGCCCCCAGCAGCTCCCGAGAGAGATAGTACTCCGCTCTAGGCAGCTCACTCACCGCTTGCGCCAGCGCGGTCGACTGGGCCCCTGCCCCGAGCAATCCGAGCCAGAGAACCCACACAACACCCAATGTGGGCGGTACAGATACGGTAGTGAGTTTAAGAGTCATAGGTCCCGATTTTTCCGAACAGAATAGCGGATTCGATCGACGCACCAACCGCTGAGGGAAACTGCAGATGTTGCTAGCAATCTATTTTAACCAGGACGCCGCGCCCCAAGTCGCATAAAACAAGCAATATTCCTTCAACCGCTTCCACAAGATTGACCGATAGAACCGTTAGATCTTACCGCAGACGCCGTCTGCACAGGCAAAACGACCGTGAATCGATGGATGTCGAGGAGAATAGCTCATGACTGAGACCAAGCGTTCGCAGGCTTGGAAGTACGCCTTCCTTGGATTGCTGCTTGCTGGAGGGATAGCCCCATCGGTTGGTTGCCAAGTATCGGTAGCAGGGCAAACCCTGCCCAGCCCTTACTACTTGCACGACGATGTACAGTACTTCCCCGCTGGCCCAGAAAACAAGATCGCCAACGAAACCGCGGCGATGAAGTCAGCTCGCGCACAGGCTCAGCAGAACGTCCGCTAGCGGACTCTCCGCAAATGGTGACTTGCCGCCCCTCTGGCTTTCCGGTTCAGTATTCTCATCACTGAGCTGCGGTAGTGAATTGGTAAACAACCAACGGAGGGCAGCCGCACCATTTAGGGCACTGGCTGAGAGTTGAACCAACTGTCCCAAGTTGCATCCAGACGGGTGCAAGCAGCCGACAACGGGAGCGCTCGCCACCCGTGTCGTTCGATTTTCAGAAGTCCTAGATGCATCAAGTTGCGGGCAGTCGCTTCGACGTCAAAGTCGACTTGGATTCCCGTAGCTTGCTGGAGCAGTTCTTCGCAAAGTCGATCGATCTCATCCAAGGCAATCGTCGGTTGTTCGGCCAGTAGGACTGCCGTCACAAAATAGGCCAACACCGACTCGCACGCCTCCTGCTGCTCCCCCTCTTCCAGCAACCGCAAGAGCACGCCTGCATTGTTGTCGAGATTCTGATAGTACAAGTTTTGGGTCATGTTCAGCATGTAGCGACGTTTGGTATTTGAACGGTAGGTGAACATGCTCTTGAGGCCAAACGCTACCGCGAACAGGACCAGCAACACCATACCGACCGTCTTAAACACTCCGAAAAAGGCTAGCAGCATCACGTTGCGCAAAAATCGCCAGAGTGTCACGGCTGCCGCATAAAGACTCGGTACCACAATCTTTGAATGGTCTAGCCAAGTCATCTGGATGCCAGTTGCGGGGAGCATCATGTCCACATCTTGTTGCGGGACATTCTTGAACATCCGCAAGTAAACGCGCCGTGGATCAAATTGATCTGAGGGAAAAGACGCATCCGTACGAAAGACGACCACCAGTCTTTGGTACAGCGGTACCTCTTTGGAAGTCGCGCGATACCATGTTCTCCAGTTCCGCGTTTCTCTTTGACCAATCACGCAACCGCGCGCATAGACCTCAAGCTGCTGAAGCGCCGAAAAATTGAGGCGAATTCGCACGCCCCATTGACTCGCTGCTTTGAGAGCTTGAGCGATATCTTCCGGAGACAGCCGATGGTAGTTCGCACGCAACAATACATCTTGGGTCTGTTCCAACAATTCACTAGTCAGCGGATCGCGCAATGCGTCGGTCGGAACGGCCAGCAGCATCCGGTCACTGTCGGGGTCCAAACCGGAGTAGACGTAGGTGAGCCGCTCATGACGCTGCCTATACATTTGGTGCAAAAGTGAGAGAATTAGAGCGGCGAGCCGCTGAAACTCACTGCGAGAGTGATCGTCGAGTGCGGGATGTTGCACCAGATACCCAACTAAGTCGGAAGTATGCAGCGGAATATAGTTCTCCCGCGTTGCAAACGGCAAATCAAATTTGGGGGACTTCTCCATAACATCCAATTCGACAGGTCATTTCAACGATGGAAACAATCGACGGTCGTTTCCTGCACGAACACCCTTCAACGCACAATTCTCAACGCAGCCTACAACACGAACGGCACATTTACATGCAACCCTGGGCGCACTCAATTCAAGCCATTGCCTTCGACATGGACGGCTTAATGGTAAATACGGAAGAATTATATACCATTGTCGGACATACGATATTGCAGCGTCGCGATCGCAAGTTCACCACCGACCTAAAGGATCGCATGACCGGTTTACCGGGTCCCGTGGCATGGCAATTGATGATCGATCTTGAGCAGCTCTCGGACACCATCGACGAACTGGAACTCGAGTCGAAACAAATTTTTGCGGAGTTGCTTCCCCAGCGACTCGCCCCCATGCCAGGTCTATTTGAACTCTTAGATCTACTCGATGCACGCGAGCTCCCACGCTGCGTTGCGACCAGCAGCACCCGTCCGTTTGCAGACCAAGTGTTGCAGCAGATCGGTGCGCTCGATCGAGTTGATTTCGTCGTCACCGCTGCAGATGTTGCCAGAGGAAAACCTTGGCCTGATATCTACTTGTCGGCCGCGGAGAGAATGGGAACGCAACCGGCTAACATGCTCGTTCTTGAGGACAGCCACCATGGCTCACAAGCCGGTCTGGCCGCTGGCACGTGCACGGTTGCCGTCCCTGGTGAACACAGCCTGCACCACGATTTTAGCGGCGTGTACGCCCGTGCTGCCAGCCTGCACGATCCGCTCATTGCGTCACTGCTACCACCTCCGTAGAAATGGAACAAGGCGAACCCCAGTCTGGAATTCGCCTTGATACGCTTCAGTTAGCAAATCAGCTAAAGGAAATTAAACCATCTCTTTGAGGCGCTTCAGAGGACGCACCTTGACAGTGACGGAAGCTGGCTTGGGAGCAGCCCAAATCATCTCACCCGTCGCTGGGTTGCGCACTTGACGCTTAGGCATAGCTGGCTTGTCGACGGCTACGATTTTGCACAGGTTGGGAAGTTGGAAGACGCGAGGCCCCTTCTTGGCCAAGTCCGCTTCGATTTCTTCGCACAGTGCATCAAAGAACTCAGCAACTTGCTTCTTGTTCAGGCCAGTACGCTCTGCCAAACGATTGAAGATCTCAGTCTTCGTAGCTGGCTTTTTCTTAACGGCGGCTTTCGCCATGTTGACAATCCCTTTCAAAATAAGACGACGCGGTAGTTGGATTAACTGTGGAGACGATTAAAGAGCCCGCACCGTAAATTTCAACGGGTACAGAGCTCAAAACAGCTGATTTATCAGTGTTTTTGGGCACTTTCTTCTCTTTCAGGGTGATTTCGGCCCAAAACCAAGCCCAATCGCCCTTTTTTTCCACTGCGTCCGACCACCCCTCACTTTTCGATTGGCGTTCAATAAAGACGAATTTGCCCCCAAAAACAAGCTCAAAATCACACTCCCAAGGGAGTGCCGCAAGCTCATCGTAGCCCTCTCTCCCGCCAGCCATGGGCCATTGGCAGCGACCATCCGCATCCAACAACGGCACCCTCTCAACGCCCCTCGCGGCCCCAAATGATGGTGCGAGCGATCGTCTACGTTCAGCGTGGTACATCGAGCCAGCGCTGGCCCACAGCGACGCGCGCGTGGGCTCTAGCCGCTAGCCCAATGCCTTACATGAGCTCACCGAATTATGGTCGATAGCGACAATTTCTAGCCCCTGCTCCTGCAGTTCGTCATGGACTTGCATAGGTTCTGGAATCGCAGCTAAACAGGCACCGCGCAACGGCCCCAGAAACCAACGGCCCCAGAACTCGAGCACACCACTTTGCCTTGCTGCTGGCCGAGCGTCGTAGGCTGACCACCTTGCCAGGCCATGATGTCGCAGAGCACTGGAGCCACGTGACCGAGGAGCTGTCCAGTCGAATGGGCCGGAAGCTTTAGGGGGACACCTAGCGGAGCGTCCCTCTCAGCATCCGATTTCAGTCCCCAAGCTTGCGTTGACCGGTTCGCTAAGCGGATGGCTGACAGACAACACCTACTTGCCAGGTGGGAGCTGAAGGACAAGTCCGGATCTTTTAACTTCCTGTTGAAACAAGGGGTAGGATTTTGCGGTCAAACCAACCGGGGTAAGACCCCGGTTGCAAGTTGGTCGAGCGGTCCCATTGGCGGACAATCGACATGTGGCGGTACGCGCATTGAGAGCTGCTCCTCGCCATCTCAGCCGGAGCACCGCAGGCGCATCACGGAGGACAACAGCACCGCCCCTACATCAAATGGCCAAGCAGGCTTCCTCACTTGATTGAGCTTCAACTGCTGGGTTACCGGGGTAGTAAAACTGCAGCTCAGGTCGGCTCTCGGCCTACCGCGTCGCCCCACAGGCCGCTGACTAGGATCGTAGCAAGCAAGCGTTACCGCCCCACGCCCAGCCCCAGTGGCTTCTCCACTCGGCAGGGAAGTAGCGATTTCTACGGCTGCTACCAGTCGAGCTAGCGAGGTGTGTGGCCAGAAAGGGCTGAGGACGCACCCCAAAGACTCGAGAGAGCCCTGTGACCGACAGGCCGGTATCGCGTTTGGCGAAGCGCTAGCGATTAACAGGAAGCCGTTGCGCTGTGAGCTGCCGTGGAGTGGGAGGTAGATAGAGCTCCGTTTCATCCGTCAGATGCTCGCCACTCACCGACGGAGCCTCAAAGAACTCCGCTGGTAGCTGCTCTTCTGCCAGAAGCCTTGGCTCTGCCCACTCGGTGCTGACACGTAGCGCATAGCCCTGCCCCTGTTCGCCGAGCTCTTCCGCAGTTCGAGTCTGTAGCACGGAATAGAGCCAAAAGGGAACTTCAGACTCTTGAGTACCGACGGTGACTTCGGCACGGGTCGGAAGCAAGCCGAGTTGATTCGGAGCATTCAATTTCAGATCGATGGGAGCTTGCCCATGAATAACCACAGGGGTAGTTGCCAGCTGTCCACTGAGTATCCACACGTCTCCAACTGGCAATTTGGCTTCCCGCAGGTGCGTCCAGTGGTATTGTTGGCAGAGTTTCCGCAGGGCCTCCGCTTGGCCACCGATGGCTAGGTACATCGAGGTCGTCGGATCGTTGCGAACCGATTCGGTTGTCCATACCAGAGGGTTCCGCACGCGCTCCAAATCGACTTCCGACAGATGTTTTTGATCGCCAAATTCTTCAATCGTCATCAAACGCCGGCCATCGCAGACTTGAAGCAGCGAATTGAGGTGATCGTGAGCCGAAAAGCGGAGGCTGAACTTCATTCTCCCACTCCCCCCCCCAATGCGAACGTATTCTCCAATACCACTCATCCGCTTATCAAAGACGGAGATGGATTGCCGAACCACACAATGCGCCGGTTTTCCCCACACACTCTCATAGAGGGCGCGATGCAAAATAGCCGTGGAGATTTTGTCCGCGGTTTGTGCACTGCCAGAGGGTGCAGCGGAAGGTGGAGCGGCGCTCTGAGGCTGCGCTGCAGTGGACTGCGCAGTAGCTGCCCCACCGCACACACTCCACATCCCCCACCCCAAGCACACGAGGCTGCCTCTCAGCAACTCACGCCAGCTTGACGCAGACCGCCCCCATTTCCTCCAAGGCCTTAAACAGGAACGCTTCGGCGAATCTTTCATCATGGTGCGACTTGTCAGAGTGGCGGAATCGGGTGCGGAAGGCCCAAATAGCGAGCAATTTACCCGGCTTGAGGGGGCTCATTCGGGTCGTTTGGAGCTCTCAATGCTGGCATTAGTATTAGGTAATCTTGCCCAGTTAGTCGGGTTATGCCGGAATTGTCAAAGAAAACGGTGATGCAGCGCCGAACATAAAGCCACGGAGACTCTTCGCAATGGCAATTTCAAAGATGGTTCGCCGTGAAGTCCCTGTCTGGGCAGCATTCGCTCGCTTCGACTGGGATGTTCAACAGCGACCACAGGCAATTGCACTGTTTCGAAGAGGCTTTGGGGTGGTTCAGCTCATCGCCCTAGTTCCCTCGACCATTCGAGCCGGATTCTAGGACTTGCGCTGACCAGCCGTCCAGGCGAATCGCCTAACTCGGTTAGTTGATTCGTTCGTTTTCACTCACTCAGGATCGTTTCGATAGGCGTTGGACGCCGGTTTCGAAACCCGACGTTCAGCCCATTTTAGGGGGGGTAAGCATGAAAGTGCGTTTTTTCCTAGCGCTAGCCGCAGTAGCCACCGGCTGCTTCACCGGCTGCACCACCGCGCGGCATAATATGCCGCCCGCGCAGCGAATGTTAGAACCGGGCCCTGGTGTCGGTGGCCCCGGCCCAGGTGTCTTGGGTCAAGGAATGCCCGCTGGTGGCATGGGAGGGGTTGTCACAGCCGCTGCCATGATGCCCGCGGACTGCAACGCCTGCAGTGGCGGTGCGGTGGGCGACGACTACGGTGCGGGAATGGGCATGATGATGCCTGGAGCCAATGCCAAGGTTCAGGTCCTGTTCAATCGTCCCGAGGGAATGGAAATCCACTACGACGTCGTCGGTGACGGTGGATTCGGAAGCGAGCCATTGTATGTGCCCGGTCGCCTCGAGTTTCCTCAAGGTGGTATCTACCGCTTGAAGCTCACCAATATCCAAGGCCGCGAAGGGGTGGAACTCTACCCCACAGTCGAAGTTGCCAATGGCAATCCGCGGACGGCAGCCTACTTGGCTCACAACGCGATTCCAGTGCAATTCACTGTCGACGACTTTGAACAGGTTTTGTCTGGCAACTTTGTCACCAAAGTCATCTACCTACCGGACCCCGAATTTCAGGGCGACGCATTGGTGGGTGTTGACGTGTTAGTCAGCAACCGAATCGATCCAGGGCTTGACCCCATCGTAGAAGCAGACCGACGTGGTTCCATCCTGGGAATCGTGCGCATCGGTAATAAAGACATTGAGCTGACCGGCGCCAGCATGGACCCAGGCTATGTGGCCATGGGCGGCATGATGGTCGGTCCCAACGGCATGCAAGGCGGCGTCCCTGCTTCCCTGCCTGGCTACGTGGCTGGTGTGACAGCTCCCCAATACGGCATGCCGATTAGCGGTACTCCGATTGGTCTGCCTGGACCACCTCACATTCCATTGGGGACACCCGCTGGTCTGAAGAGCCACGTGATGACCAATCGCACCCACACGCATCTTCCTGATCCGGTTAAGAACATGAAGATCAACGTGCGTCAATCTCCTGGAGTTAGCTATCCGCAGCCACCGAGCCGCGTTCGCATCCACGAGCAAAATCTGCACCCCGGATATCCAACGGGTGCACCCCTGTCAGAGTACGGTAGCCAATCGGTTACCGGTGCAAGTGGCGAGTATTGCCCAGAGTAAGCATCGCTGTTAGGAATCCGGAGTCTAACGCTCCGGTTCCGAACAGCTCGGTCGCCTGGGGTGGCAACACCTCGGCAACCACACGACGTGAATGAGTGAGGCGGTCGAGAGCCCTTGTGCTCTCGATCGTTTTTATTCATCTCCGCACCCATTGAAACACACGATGAACCGGTGAGAAGGAATAGAAATTCTATGCGTAAGATCCTTCGCAAACTTGCCTCCCTCGGCCTGTTGCTCACCGTCGGGAGCACTCTGTGCCTGACCAGCAACACCACATTGGCGCAGGGGCAAGCCTACGCACGTCATCAACTCCCCAATGTTCACTACCTGCTAGATGCGAAACAAGCACCTGGCGCTGTAGCAAGTGCCCAAATAGCGCGTGGAGCACGAGGTGCCGGTACCTTTCAACCGGTATCAATCAGTGGCCCCAACGGTTTGAACGTTGCACTTGCGCAGGACGGACAATTCCTCGCGGCCCTAGAGGCACCAGTTACGACCGCCATGCTGGTTGGCGCAGTCTATCGCTTCCAAGTCACGGGCATCCCCTTTCGCCCCGGGGAAGAGCTCTTTCCGACACTCGAAATCATTGACCGCATTTACGCACCCGCTGGCCGCGAACATCGTTTTCCCATCCCAGTGGTCTTGACCGAAGAGGATCTTCGGCTGGCTCTGGAAGGAGCGCTCGTTACGCGAGTCATTTATCTTGAGGACAGCGAGATCGCCGATCCCGTGGCCTCAGGTTCCGACGAACAGCGCGTCCTGAATGTTACGGCAGCGGACAACGCGTTGAAGACAGCCGATCAACTGGGGCGACCGGTTGCGATCCTGCGGATCGGATCTCGCGTCCCCATGGATCTCCACGGAGATTTAATGGAGTTCCTGTACGGATGCCCTCCGTGGTTGCCAGTAACGCCAATCCCGAATCGTGAGCAACTCGTCGAATCTGGACAGTGGCCGAACATGGCTCCCGTCGTTGCAGCCGACCAACTCTTTTCGGAAACGCCGTCCGAAGACAGCCCACGACTTCCTGCATTCCCTTAGACCTCAAGGCCAGCAATCCTTGAGGCAGAGTGCGGCCGTAGGCTCCGCGGGACAACGATTTACTCAAGTCATCTGGATGAAAGAAACTGTTGTGATGCTACCTAAGAAACATCAGTCTAAGACTCGTCTGGGTTTTTACCTCGCTGGCTTGGCCACGTTGAGTCCAGTCGTTGGCTGCAGCTCCCTGGGACGCTCCACTTCAGGAAATCCATCTCCAACACAACTTTCCAACCAGGCGCTACCACAGGCAGCCGCCGCCCCAACGCCATCCCAAGAATCCCACCCGATCGTTCCCGTTGCCTTTACCGAACCTGCCGCAGTCGCGGCCGGAGAAAAATACAGTCTGTCCGCTGCCACTCCTCCTCCCATCACGACGGTAGGTTTTCGGCATGGCGGGCAGCGGCAACAAAGTGGTGAATGCAGCCATTGCAATCAAGTCGATTGCGGCTGCAGTCCCGAGTACCAGCCCCAAGCCGGCGCTCGCTATCGGGATGCCCAAGAGTACATCTTCGACGGTGGCGATCAACAGCCGACCGTCATCATCCGCGACGACTGGTCTGCCGCGGGTGTCGATCCCACAGACACCGTGATTTACTACGAAACCGAAGGTGGGCAGATCTGCGTCAAACCGACGAACCGTGTTCCCATCTACGCCCCCCGCTTCGGAGCCGTACGTCAGGTCACAGGCTTGCAGCTGTCGGCCCGCGCCGTGGGAACAGAACGCATCCTTGCGCCTATCCAGCCAAGCCGATTCGAAGATCACAACCTAGCCAACAGCATGGTGCAACCCGTTGCACCACATGGCGAAGAGCAGGTTCGCTTGCTCGACGCATTCCAGGAGAATCAAGGTGGAATTCCAATTGCACAGGTTCTACCGCTTATGCGGATGAGTGAAGCCCGAGTGCCGCACGAAGCTATCGATTTCTTCCGCAGTGGAATCATCATGAAGGAAGACATCCCAGTCCTAGGCAAGATTCTGCAGGGAGCCTTAACCTGGTACACCCCCGAGTCCCTGGGAGTCATGATCGAAGGCAAAGCGGTCGCCATGACCCGAGACACTGCAATGCCACAAGAGATCTATGTTTACGAAACCGAAGATAAATGCTCAATTCGTATCTGCAAGGCGGCATCACACACCATCGCGCATTCTGGCGATATTGTGAGCTTTACCATTCGATTCGACAACGTGGGCGGGAAAGAGGTGCGAAACGCTGTAATTCTAGATAGCCTTTCCCCACGCCTGGAGTATATTGGTGAGAGTCAGCAGTGCAGCCTCAACGCCAACTTCACTGCGGCCCCGAACGAAGTGGGTTCTGATGTTCTTCGCTGGGAGATTGAAGCCCCACTGGAAGCATCCGAGGGCGGTGTAATTAGTTTCGATTGTCGTGTGCGGTAAAGGCCCTGAAGCCTGGCCAGCATCACACCGGTTAAAACTGATTGATTTCAATCCAGTAACCGACGTCATGTCCCTGCCTCCCGCGCACGTATGCATTCTACGCACTTACGGAAAATTCACATTCACGGAGCATTGCTGGGCGCTGCCCTGGGCGATGCATTGGGGCGTTCTCGCACAAACCTCTCTCGCCGTGACGCTTTGCGGAAATATGGTCCGCTTTCTGAAGGTTCCACTGGCCGGCGAATGTACAGCGGTGATACGCAGCTGATGCTGCTTACCGCTCAAGCACTCCTCAAATCTCGCAGTGATTTAAGGAGCTTTCGAAAAACGTTCCATGCACGGCTAGCTTGGTATGGGCTGAGTTTCCCCGTCGACCCCAGTGCCTCCACGATGCTGGCCGCATGGAAAAGCTGGCTTGCACGCGTGGGACTACGGCCTGGCGTGGATTCGCTCGATAACGGTGCTGGAGCTCAAGCCGTTTTCTCTGCATTGGCGATCGACGGCACGGGACACAATATTGGGCGTTGGGTCGACGAAACGGTTCATCTGACCCGCACCAATTCTCAAACGAGAAACGCTTGCGTGGTCTTGGGCGAATTAGCCGACCTCTCTGCCAATACCAAGCGGGACAACTTTGAACCCTCCGAAGTATTGGCCAAAGCGATTCAGATCAGTTCCCACAAGGAATTGACCCGGCAACTGAAAGCACTAACTCCCTTTCTCCAGGGTGGTAAATCTCCAGCTGCTGTCGCGCGGCACTTCGGATGGCAGGATGGAGTTTCACATTCCATGGTCGACACGACGGTCATGGCCATCTATTGTTGGCTGCGTTATCCGGACGATTTCAAGCGTGCGACCACAGCGGCCATCCACCTAGGCGGTGATAGCAAATCCTTGGGAGCCATCGTCGGTGGACTCTCCGGAGCCCATTTAGGCGTTGCTGGCATCCCGTCCGAACTCCCCGCCATGCTCGGAGGATCGCCCCACGGTCCAACGTGGATCGCCAGTCTGGCCGAGCGATTTTCTCACTGGCCACACGGTGTCGACGATCTGCATCGCGCGCCTCCTCAAAAAACGCGTCCACTTTTGCAGCTACTACGCAATGGTTGGGAACGATTGCGTTTCCGGTAGCCGCTCAATGCTATTGCGCACCCGCTAGATAGATCATCTGGCCGGTGGTTGCGCTTCGCGAACAATCGCACCCAACTGCGGATCCAGAACGAGGATGGCAAATCTCTCTGTCTGCTCGAGTTCAGGCGTGCTGATGGAAGCATAGTCAAAGTAGCCTCGCAGATCAGTGTACCCATCCTTGTAAAAATGCACGCTGCCGTCAGTGCGTTTCGCATACACCTTGACGTAAGCTCCCGTTACCGGGGTCGCAGCCCCCTGGCGTGCAATGTGAATCTGCCCCTGCGTTTCAACCACTTGCGCCCTAAGCGAACTGGCGGTCAAAACCGTACTACGCGACATGCCCGCCGCTGTGACTTCAACCAACAGGTTGCGATTCAACAAATCCTTGGGCAGCTCCAAACGATGGGTTCCCACCGCTGCATCCAGCTCCAGCGTCTGGCTAAAATTGGGTTGGATGAAGGGCACTCGCTCGCCTCCGCGCGCCACAAAGGGATTGCGACTGAAGAGCAATTCAATATCCATCAAATAGTAGTTGACCCGCACGCTC
Coding sequences within it:
- a CDS encoding CHAT domain-containing protein, whose protein sequence is MTLKLTTVSVPPTLGVVWVLWLGLLGAGAQSTALAQAVSELPRAEYYLSRELLGAGRTLDAAEGFDTARSRARRIGELRWIDSVPPLVMRGECFYQQGNLGAALELYESALQLAIENPDWLDQLEIPGEQLPAIEFAKGVNWLPRSTPSGVVGVPAAIQLAVDLNQAQVGPQGGIVAPVSLVTRLDATEVFQTLGLALVRRREILGPHIRQAPLTIALDQYFSQNPRQTAAWVVASWSTLRGLNHLGSLAPRDAAKEIRQGARIAQKFDYFLTPLALLVLADLEAQQGSYQLAIQLLGDASLLAAQFEQHPILAEIAQVLGSCGAASSRVDLVEPLQNMSSWLAKRSTIAFVAASVGAAELAVLAGDLTRAEKLANQASTPLRQRGIVLPRLQARLAHVKAQLAFATNRQPLGKQSLNEALQIMQGSAELGAFVPTIFQTQLTLDRLAAGTLSAQSAESLLGDAIAEPSALAWQNAPLETLATVTTARIPAYLRHLELARARGADAAELLELMDRVQRERLYEALPLGGRLFSWRKAIVADPQTLSAADRQAVDRVAQANPELPLNLQRMEAAVQQLRQEPIPLDERKLSASAKKPFASVTDLAGKLESEMLLRSVGRIPLERSVPQSASLPLLQSQLADGELLLGFLCAKQQALGVAVTNATCEVWTITNVGAVDAELKSLATEIGLVRTQGAPVLPSAVQRPDAAWRSTALELCAAIFPDTIRDQVAAAKRIIIAPSERLWYVPFELLPDGNTPHAAPWIANHPIVYIPTLGSLAMANAGRPAIQDTLGIVGGFFALDRETNAALARQLIAVVPDSQLVSLSQKILVPSADWLRLRIDQLWVAAEVPAAGWETQGLALGPTRPSSMGGWLELPFLSPLRVLMPGMATSLRSGVLQQGDDLFLPACALMYSGTQSAVLSRWATGGKSSQYLMQRYLQELATEASSTALRRSLLAHWAEQYLIADEPALQPAGDEDAQLIHGTHPLLWSGYMAVGDTAP
- a CDS encoding DUF3754 domain-containing protein codes for the protein MEKSPKFDLPFATRENYIPLHTSDLVGYLVQHPALDDHSRSEFQRLAALILSLLHQMYRQRHERLTYVYSGLDPDSDRMLLAVPTDALRDPLTSELLEQTQDVLLRANYHRLSPEDIAQALKAASQWGVRIRLNFSALQQLEVYARGCVIGQRETRNWRTWYRATSKEVPLYQRLVVVFRTDASFPSDQFDPRRVYLRMFKNVPQQDVDMMLPATGIQMTWLDHSKIVVPSLYAAAVTLWRFLRNVMLLAFFGVFKTVGMVLLVLFAVAFGLKSMFTYRSNTKRRYMLNMTQNLYYQNLDNNAGVLLRLLEEGEQQEACESVLAYFVTAVLLAEQPTIALDEIDRLCEELLQQATGIQVDFDVEATARNLMHLGLLKIERHGWRALPLSAACTRLDATWDSWFNSQPVP
- a CDS encoding HAD family hydrolase — encoded protein: METIDGRFLHEHPSTHNSQRSLQHERHIYMQPWAHSIQAIAFDMDGLMVNTEELYTIVGHTILQRRDRKFTTDLKDRMTGLPGPVAWQLMIDLEQLSDTIDELELESKQIFAELLPQRLAPMPGLFELLDLLDARELPRCVATSSTRPFADQVLQQIGALDRVDFVVTAADVARGKPWPDIYLSAAERMGTQPANMLVLEDSHHGSQAGLAAGTCTVAVPGEHSLHHDFSGVYARAASLHDPLIASLLPPP
- a CDS encoding HU family DNA-binding protein, which encodes MAKAAVKKKPATKTEIFNRLAERTGLNKKQVAEFFDALCEEIEADLAKKGPRVFQLPNLCKIVAVDKPAMPKRQVRNPATGEMIWAAPKPASVTVKVRPLKRLKEMV
- a CDS encoding ADP-ribosylglycohydrolase family protein encodes the protein MHSTHLRKIHIHGALLGAALGDALGRSRTNLSRRDALRKYGPLSEGSTGRRMYSGDTQLMLLTAQALLKSRSDLRSFRKTFHARLAWYGLSFPVDPSASTMLAAWKSWLARVGLRPGVDSLDNGAGAQAVFSALAIDGTGHNIGRWVDETVHLTRTNSQTRNACVVLGELADLSANTKRDNFEPSEVLAKAIQISSHKELTRQLKALTPFLQGGKSPAAVARHFGWQDGVSHSMVDTTVMAIYCWLRYPDDFKRATTAAIHLGGDSKSLGAIVGGLSGAHLGVAGIPSELPAMLGGSPHGPTWIASLAERFSHWPHGVDDLHRAPPQKTRPLLQLLRNGWERLRFR